ttacattttaattattcaaaattaaatgagatgatacatatAAAACCCCCAAGAGAAAAGTCATGCAATAAAAGATAACTATTAATACAGTGGAGCTACTCTGAAAtatccatgctgttttccacatttgcatttcctctttgggcATCCTCAGGCATATAGAAACTCAATACTCAGCTATGCTGGCAGGCAATGGCCAAGACAGACTGGTGACCGGACCCTATTCTTGGAGAATTGTCAAATTCAAATGCCTCTAACACAGACGTGTAAGCTTTAAGTTCTTGCACTAATAATGCtcagaaagaaatttaagaagaatttGTTTTATCCCCTTCCCCAGGTGATAAAGTCATCCCACTCTTTGTTCCCCAGTGTGGAGAGTGCAATGTGTGTAAACATCCAAAAGGCAACTACTGCTTGAAAAATGAGTAAGTTTCATATACTCTCCTTACACAGCCAAGGAATCTACACATCAGTTATGGTTCTATCtcatactttcttttttgttgtagttgttaaacttttttttattgagttatagtcattttacaatgttatgtcaactGTCTGATACTTTCTTATGTCTGTGTGTTCTACTGACCAGTGTGACCAATCCTCGGGGGACCCTTGTGGATGGTACCTCCAGGTTCACCTGCAAAGGGAAGCCCATCCACCATTTCCTCGGCACCAGCTCCTTCAGCCAGTACACAGTGGTGGATGAGATGTCAGTGGCCAAGATCAATGCAGACTCACCACTTGAGAAAGTCTGTCTCATCGGCTGTGGATTTTCTACTGGTTATGGGTCTGCAGTCAATGTTGCCGAGGTAGGAATAACAATGGTGATAAAACTAGCTACACTCGGACTGTCAGGGACCAAAAGGAAAGCAATTTCTAATAGGAATCTGAGATCATTCTTCATAGTTTTAATGGTGGCTTTCCTCCCACACCTGCTACCATTAAAACATTGATGTACTCCATAGAAGTGAGGGTGCTGATAAGTAGAAAATGCCCTTAGAAGGAATTGAGAGTATGTCCTAGAAAATTTATCTGTTTATCACAAATGCAAAAGCTGTTGATAATTAGTTCAGAAAAACTAAAGGTGTTTTTTTCAATAATTCTTCCATATGTGTTCTTTATGGGATTACTAAATTTTAGAGCTGGGAGCCCACTTCGACTTTCATTTTGCAGCTAGCACCAACTTGCACCATGTGCGGTAGGTCCTGCTACGTTTTGACAGCAAACATAAATGAAACGAAGGGGTTGCCTCTGAGGAGCATCTAGTCAGTCCATGGATCCTCCACTCCCAGAATTAGGATCAACATTAGATTCCAAAGCCTTACCTGATATGATATGCCTCCAAACCGAGGGCCACCAGCGTACCCACTTTGTGGATCtctgaggaaagaagagaagcttCAGGGATGCATGAAGCATCTATTCCACTGCTATACCTCCTCCCTTGCCAcgaacacgcacacacacacacacaaacacacacacacacatgcacacacacttcaGAAGTGGTAGATTTTAAGGATAAATTCTCTAAAGGCTCCTCTTTCTGAAAGGTTGGAAATATAGtaatattctttcattttatgaaactgaggcccaaagacaTAAAGCTATTTGCCACAAATCTCACAGTTGGTTAGTATGAGAGCTGCAACTTGCCCCGCTCCCAAAACTCCTGCTGAATCATAAACCATAATACACAATGACCAGAACTTTTAAATCATAATCACAACCCTCACTTTTCTAAGGTAAAAAAGTGCTGTACCCCAGAGAATGTTTTCTTGGGACAGGAGGAGCATTTTACCCATGGTGAAGGCTGACTATAGTAGATTACATTTATTAAACAGCCCCTAAGCCAAGTTAAACCACTGAGAGAACATGTTTTCCATGTTTCTGTGATGACCACAAAGTCGCTTCTGCAATTGCATCAGCAGAGAAGGTGGTCTACTTCAGCCTACACACAGCGCAGAAGCCGGGGGCACTTGTGATAATGAATTTCATCCATTATTAAAGTATAGACAAGcttttcattgatttattgtTCAttggtacattttaaaaagcaaggataAAATGCATTTAAGACCCATTGGTCTCAAgctgttttatcttaaaattaCCTGTTAAATTTCCCCTGTTGTTAAGATTGCTTTAAGCTGAGGAGACTCTCCTAAGCTTCACAGCTAATTTCTGCTCTCATTATACTGGTCACGACTACAGCAAGTTAATGAACCAGGCTGTTAATTATTGAGGTTTCAATTGGATTATTTTTTCAGTCTCCTCTTTTCCACTTATTATTTCATTTCCCAAAAGTTGTGTTTGTGTATGCGTGGTGGACTGAAGCTGGCTATCCATGCAGTTGAGCCACTAAACTCTCCTCAGGATGGGAGTCACTAGCATTTACAGCTCAAAAATCATCTGGTCCACTGGCCCCCAGCCTGGGTTTTCCACTGGAATTAGCTATGGACTGGATGTTACCCATAGAGATTCTGCTTTAATTGGTTATGGGCTGTGGACCTGGGCATTGAGCTTTTTTTGTAAAGCTCCCCAGATGAGTCTAATATTCGGCAAAATTTGAGGATCACTGATCTAATTCAACCCCCTCATTTTAAATACAAAGCAGCTGAAGCCAAGAAGTGGCGACAACAGGTTGTGTCGAGTTTGAGTAGCTTCTGACAACAGAGAAGGCATGGCATTGTATACAATTTAGGCTCTTTCTAACAATCGTTACTTAACCTATTTGTGCATTTTCTGAAAACACAGGTCACCCAGGGCTCCATCTGTGCCGTGTTTGGCCTTGGAGGAGTTGGCCTGTCTGTTATCATTGGCTGTAAAGCAGCCGGAGCAGCCAGGATCATTGCGGTGGACATCAACAAAGACAAATTTGCAAAGGCCAAAGAGGTGGGAGCCACTGAGTGTGTTAACCCTCATGACTATGACAAACCCATCGAGGAGGTGCTGAAGGAAATGAGTGGTGGAGGtgtggatttttcatttgaagtCATTGGTCAGCTTGACACCGTGGTACGTACCCTGAAAAGCCTTGAGGATTTGCCTCTGCATGCTGAAGTGAGCTTTTAAGCAGCAGAATAGAAAcattatatttaaagaatatatttaaaactatgGCCATTTTCCACCTCCTATTTGTTGCCTGGAGTGCTTAACTTATTATAATGAGGAATCTTCCATCCCATCAGCTAAGCAGAACTGTCACAaggtattatttcctttttagagagaaaagaggtttgttttttcaattgaaCGATTATAAATTTACTGTTTTTAGCTTAAAAAACTCAAACTCaagtaaatataaagaatacaAATTCTATTCTCAAGTTGACAAGGTTGATATTCTTCTCCCCACATTCCTAACAAAATGACTTTAcactttttatatgttttcataaatacttatttttttcacatgtacTTTGGCCAAAAGAAAAAGTGAGCAACTTCAGGCTCTGTGTCATTTTACTAACAGAAAATATGTGCCATTTCTCCATAGCAGACAGCATGGTGTCTGCACATAATTAGCACCCAAATCCGTCTGTtgaactgaatattttaaaagtcaacaagtttctccaccaaaaaaaaagtaagtgatgCATATCTCATAGACTTGTTTATGAATTACATGccataatacatgtaaaatacttagcacaTGCACTTGTCAAGAACTAACTTACTGAGTGTCAGCTGGTATTACCGACAATGAAGGACCGTTTTCAATCTTGCAGTGCTTACATTATCTGTGGAATATACACATTACTTTCAAATAATGACAGATATCATCATGCAATGGAGAACCCATCTCCAGCTATATTCTACCTAACAAGTATTTTCAACAATCCtaacaaaaaaaattaccagagGCCAACAAATCCCATTTTGAGGTTCTCCGGTAAGCCTTAGTAATAGAAAGCAGCACCTTAAGAGTAAAGCTCTTTTCAGCCTTGTCTTGGGACAACAGGCCTTAGATGACTGAAGTTCTAAGACAATCCAGTTTGTCCAGGACCATAGCCTTTCTCCTGATGCCATTTTTCTATGATTTCCCCTCCATTTTCTCAGTGGAATTGGattgttttatttgaaaacacCAAATATCTGACAGCCACATGTTCTGAGGTTCTCTGGTCTTCCAAATGTCATACTACAAAATCAAAGGATTGATTATTATATATTCCTGGGGGATCCTAAACAATTTTCTTACTACAGACATGTTTAAAAACCTGACTGGAGGGGAAAGGCTTTCTTTGGAAGTTCCAGAATAATAGGTGTAGTTTACAGTAAAAGTATATGCGAGGTAAAAGCACATTTAAAACACGCCCATTTTAGGCCAACGGCTATATGAAAAGGTTCTCAATGTCACCAATCAccggggaaatgcaaatcaaaaccacaaagagatattaCCTCAAATCTGTCAGAACAGCAGTtaccaaaaacacaagcaatgGCAAGGTAGGGGAGGGTGCAGAGAAAGGGAgcttttgtgcactgttggtaagAGTATACACTGGTACAACCATTATGAAAAGCAGTctaaggttcctcaaaaaatttaagatagaactaccatatgatccagccatcccacttctAGCAATACAgccaatgaaaataaaaccactatttcaaagaggtatctgcaccccTACATTCATTgcggcattattcataatagccaagatatgaaaacaacctaaatgtccactgatgaatgaatggataaagaaattgtgactGATGTATgtaattcagtcataaaaaagaagtcctgccatttgcaaccGCATGGGACAATCTAGAGGACATTAGGCAAAGTAAAATAaggcagacacagaaagacaaatactatatgaccgcacttatatgtggaatctaaaacaaactcTTAGAACCATTGAGTAGAACAGAGctggcaggaggctgggaggagtgggggtggaggaATAGGGGTGAAGAATAATGGGTCGATGTGCGTCAAAGGCTACAAACTTTCAGTTAAGAGTAAGTTCTGGGGACTTACATATACAACATGGTTATTACAGTTGATAGCACTGTATTATATAGttcaaatttgctaagagagtagatcttaagtgttcacATTACAAAAACAGTAACTAGcagctatgtgaggtgatgaatgtgttcATTAACTTGATTGTGATAATCGTTTTGCATTGCATGTGTATTTTAAACCATCATATCGTACCCCCTAAAAAATAATATTGTACAtgctaaaacaaataatttttaattgtcaGTCATACTTGGACAAAGCTGGGGAAAAATAAAGTGCATAAATCAGACAAAATTGTCCATTTTAGAAATGGCAGTAGAATCGGGATCCATGAAAAGGGGAGACCATCAAGCAGAGAAAAGGCAAACCTTGATGGTGTAATTGACCTTGTATCTAGTTCATCACCAAAATACCTGATTCAAAGTACTGAGTTCAAAATATCtacttaataaagaaagaaaaatgagttaaCCAACTCTGGTTGCCTAGAGCTCATGTGATGATAAACATTACCTTTATTTGAGGGATcagattatatatacatataattatatatttatgtacataaatatataaagatatgtGCCTCTTTATTATTTTCAGGGAGAATTAAGTGTATACAAACATACAAATTCATTTATCTATTgtctcattcaaaaatattttctggtcATCTTCTAAAGCCCCAGCTAGTGGCTTTAGGAAATAATGgggaataaagaaacaaaagacatcATCTCTTCCCTCCACACACCAGCAAGCTAGCTAGGTCAGTAATACATGATACTGTGTACCACAAATGGGGACTACCAGAGAATCCACTTTAATGATGCTACATGTGAATTTATTCCAGAACTCTGCCTTGTTGTGCTGTCACGAAGCATATGGCGTAAGCGTTGTTGTAGGAGTGCCTCCTAATTCCCAGACTCTCTCTGTGAACCCCATATTGCTGTTGACTGGACGTTGCTGGAAAGGAGCTATTTTTGGTGGTATGTAGCTAGGCTTGAAGGCCAGACTCTTACCAAACTCaggatttcttcccttccctAGGTTTTAAAATGCAAcgtagttaaaaaaattaattcctctgTATCTATCGGCTCCAAATCAACTAGATGTGGAATTAATGCACACAGAAGGTCCCTAGGTAGACTTTTCTGGTGTCCCCATTGACTAGGAACTTTCAGCATCATCTCTTTTGATACTTGTAAGTGCACAACTCAACTGAAATACCTAGTAAGACCCAGGAAATCCATAGCAATAACTCATGTCTACACTCACTGCCCAAATTTAGACAATTGCTAAGTTTTCTTCCTGACTTTGGGAATAACTATCTGTACTATAATTTCTCTAGGAGACAACAAATAACTAAGACCCTAGTTTGTATTGGTGGatattttttaagtcaaaagcCTGCAAAAGGATACTGAAGGACACTATCTCTTATTAACCTGAGTAATAGTAGTCCGTGGACTTTATCAACTTTCATTTAAATTCTACTTGGAAAGTCTCTTCCCCAATTCTCCTCTTATCCCCGGCTGAATCTAACACTGATATCACTTTCTTTTCAGGCTTTAAAAGTAAGGAGTCTGTCCCCAAACTTGTGGCTGATTTTATGGCTAAGAAGTTTTCACTGGATCCTTTAATAACCCATGTTTTaccctttgaaaaaataaatgagggaTTTGACCTGCTTCGCTCAGGAAAGAGGTAGATTTTAAGTTTCTCTTTATGCTGGGGTTtgactaacagagaaaaaaaaacgtAGAAGGATAAGAGAAAGACTAGGTTTCCATTCTCTTGGTTTCCATTCCCAGTTCAACCTTTGCATGTAGCACATTTAAGAGCATATTGTGAGAAGCTAAAATGTTTTGCATTTCCTGTTGGGCTGAAAACAAATTGATGATGGTtacatcaaatctgaatgatcaGCACCCTCTGCTTTCTTTACAAGAGAACTCTCACCTTTGCAAGGAAAAAGAATCAGAGCTACATGGTCATGTTATATAACGTGGAGTTACTGCAGCCCCTGCCTGGCCACCTGAAACAGTTGACTATTAATAGCTATAAATTTAAATCACATTCAAGATATCTCAGAAACTCATTATGGGAGTTGGTGGAACTAGCTATATTGGCATTATTTTCTATACAGCtagtttttttcataaaatcctattattgttatttcttttttccatttacaaAGAATTTCTCACAAGTAAAACTTGTTACAAAGAGGAAGGGTACAAAATGCTACTTTCCATGTTTACATCTTACACTTTTTTGAAACTTAGCGAAATAAGCCAGCTCCATTTTCTACCTCTAACATTTAACTTTTCCAACTGCCTAAAAAGAATTTTGTCACTTGCATTTATACGAGAGGCACAATTAGTAATAGGCAGTTTTACCTAATTCCCACCTTCTAGTTCCATGGTCTGTGCTTTTTCTGCAATTTCACACTTCTTCTGATGAGGTTTTCAGCTTTAAACAGTATTTCTTAAGTACTCATACACATAACATATACTAGACACTTTGATAAAGATTATTGAGGGAGGAAAGAAACTAGCAACTAGAAGAGCACCAGATTACATCCTTTCTGGAAAAGAAGTTTGGTAATTTTtatcagaaactttaaaaaaaaaaaccatttagaTCCTATGTCCCAGCAATTGCATTTATGGGAACCTAGTCTACAGAAATCATCAGCTATGCGAATGCACATCTATTTCAGCATGTTCATCTAAGTCTCTAATCACCCTCTAAGACTAATCCCTCTGAGTCTCGGTATCCACGATCTCTACAATAGAAATAATATCAGAACTTGCCTTGTAGCAGTGTTAAGTTAAggtttaaatgattaaatatatgaaaagcatCTAGAGACAAGGTGACAAACGGCATGAAGTTGTTGCATGTCATCACCCATTGTTTTGTATTCATTATTATACAAGGCATATGGGCTCTCAAAAATGATTTTGGGGGAgtggggcatagctcagtggtagagtgtgtgcttagcatgtgcaaggtcctgggttcaatcaccactacctccattaaaaaagaaaatgattttttgatAATCTAATATACAGTGAAGCCTAAATGACAGTCATATTCAGGATGCTATAGTTGAGCTTAAGGTTGgagaaaacacaacagaaaaagaTGAGCTGCCTTTTTACTTGACTTGAATGCGTTAGGAATGGGAATGGAGTAGTGGGAAACAAGATAGCTTTTCAAAGGGACAAATCAAATGTTCCTTGTACTCACATGGAAGAGTGTAACTTTTCTAAACATGACGACAATTagtatctttaattttctgtttcagtATCCGTACCGTCCTGACATTCTGAGACCGTACACGTGCCTTCACTTGTAGCAGTCTTCTGGCTCCTCCATCATCGGAAACATCAGCCAAACATCGTCAATAATTCTATTCTTCAGAGATGCtactaataaattacatatggGAGCTTtccaaaagaaatcaaaattgatgtaaaattatctttcaaacaaatgtttaaaattcaaGTGAGAGCTAGATGAACTATCATTTGGGTAACTGAGTCCAACAAACATTCCTTCTTAATCATTCTACTCATGCTGAATCATGTCATCTTTCCCATTGAGGAAAGctatttcttttgatttcttgtcCTTTTGGTATCTTTACCACCCTTAGTCATTGAAGCCTTAGTCATTGAGAAGGTCTTCATTATGCTTGTCCCGCAACATACAAGTCATGGGCTGTTGTGCTTAAAATCTTCCACCTGTATTTCCACtgtctgtattttcctttttatgaaaTGGAGCAAAACcatacagtaaaaactgcagtcTGCAAAAGGATATACTCAGATTTATAAGTGGAGAAGGTCCAGAAAATCTAAATATAGGACATTTCTTAGGGAAATGTCacatattttgaaggtaaagaaagtggttttagtgcttttataCTGTttgcagtaaaaataaaagcagcttcATGCTACATGTATTAAATGTGAGGCCTGAATATTAAATCTAAAAACTGAACTATTATTGGAACCATATTCCAAAAGTCTATAATTTTTACTCAAGAAAGTACTTTACTAGTTAAATGATCTTAGTTAATTATTACGATTAACTGAAAATGAGTCATAGGGCAATTAAAAAGTATTATGGTGGCTTG
The nucleotide sequence above comes from Camelus dromedarius isolate mCamDro1 chromosome 1, mCamDro1.pat, whole genome shotgun sequence. Encoded proteins:
- the LOC105089543 gene encoding alcohol dehydrogenase E chain — translated: MCRIGHCSSKQTSVHCICCTYLSREESARSKKSHLLACRENRNMSTAGKVIKCKAAVLWGVKKPFSIEEVEVAPPKAHEVRIKMVATGICRSDDHVVNGSLVMPLPMILGHEAAGIVESIGEGVTTVKPGDKVIPLFVPQCGECNVCKHPKGNYCLKNDVTNPRGTLVDGTSRFTCKGKPIHHFLGTSSFSQYTVVDEMSVAKINADSPLEKVCLIGCGFSTGYGSAVNVAEVTQGSICAVFGLGGVGLSVIIGCKAAGAARIIAVDINKDKFAKAKEVGATECVNPHDYDKPIEEVLKEMSGGGVDFSFEVIGQLDTVNSALLCCHEAYGVSVVVGVPPNSQTLSVNPILLLTGRCWKGAIFGGFKSKESVPKLVADFMAKKFSLDPLITHVLPFEKINEGFDLLRSGKSIRTVLTF